In Saccharothrix syringae, the following are encoded in one genomic region:
- a CDS encoding extracellular catalytic domain type 1 short-chain-length polyhydroxyalkanoate depolymerase, giving the protein MPLVVASVLLAARPASAATLTQVTNFGTNPSNLRMYTYVPDRVASRPALLVAMHYCTGTASAIFNGYARDYVTAADQYGYVIVFPEATRSGQCFDVSSQQALTRGGGSDPVGILSMVNWAKQRYNVDPARVFLTGFSSGAMMTNVLAAEYPDVFAGASSFMGVPAGCFATTDGSSWNSQCANGQLIKTAQQWGDQARQMSGGYTGRFPRVQLWHGTADDTLRYPNFGEAIKQWTNVHGVSQTPVSTDQPQSGWTRTRYGSSGAQPPVEGISVQGAGHSLPQNGMVSYAISFLGLNTSTTTTTTTTTTTTTTTTTTTDTTPTSTTTTTTTTQPPGPGTTLATAANRTGRYFGTAVAASRLGDSTYAGILNREFDMVTAENEMKIDATEPNQNQFSYANADRIVNLATSQGKRVRGHTLAWHSQQPPWMQNMSGTALRQAMVNHVTQVATYYRGKVYAWDVVNEAFADGSGGGRRDSNLQRTGDDWIEVAFRAARAADPNAKLCYNDYNTDDWSQAKTQGVYRMVQDFKQRGVPIDCVGFQSHFNPQSPVPSNYQTTLQNFADLGVDVQITELDIEGSGTAQAQNYERVVKACLAVARCTGITVWGIRDSDSWRSSGTPLLFDGSGNKKAAYTAVLNALNGDSQTTTPTTPTTPTTGPAGCTASASVNSWAEGFVATIRVTAGSTPLNGWTVTLTLPSGSTVTGSWNANRSGNTGTIQWTNVSYNGNVAAGQSTEFGFQGTGVGTGLSPTCSAR; this is encoded by the coding sequence GTGCCGCTGGTCGTCGCGAGCGTGCTGCTCGCCGCCCGGCCGGCCTCCGCGGCCACGCTCACCCAGGTCACCAACTTCGGCACCAACCCCAGCAACCTCCGGATGTACACCTACGTGCCGGACCGGGTCGCGTCCCGCCCGGCGCTGCTGGTGGCCATGCACTACTGCACGGGCACGGCGTCGGCGATCTTCAACGGGTACGCCCGCGACTACGTCACCGCCGCCGACCAGTACGGCTACGTCATCGTGTTCCCGGAGGCCACCCGCAGCGGCCAGTGCTTCGACGTGTCGTCGCAGCAGGCGCTGACCCGGGGCGGCGGCAGCGACCCGGTGGGCATCCTCTCGATGGTCAACTGGGCCAAGCAGCGCTACAACGTCGACCCGGCCCGCGTCTTCCTCACCGGGTTCTCCTCCGGCGCCATGATGACCAACGTGCTCGCCGCGGAGTACCCGGACGTGTTCGCCGGCGCGTCGTCGTTCATGGGCGTGCCCGCGGGCTGCTTCGCCACCACCGACGGGTCGAGCTGGAACAGCCAGTGCGCCAACGGCCAGCTGATCAAGACCGCCCAGCAGTGGGGCGACCAGGCGCGGCAGATGAGCGGCGGCTACACCGGCCGGTTCCCGCGGGTCCAGCTGTGGCACGGCACCGCCGACGACACGCTGCGCTACCCGAACTTCGGCGAGGCGATCAAGCAGTGGACCAACGTCCACGGCGTCAGCCAGACCCCGGTGTCGACCGACCAGCCGCAGAGCGGCTGGACCCGCACCCGCTACGGCAGCAGCGGCGCGCAGCCGCCGGTCGAGGGGATCAGCGTCCAGGGCGCCGGCCACTCCCTCCCGCAGAACGGCATGGTGTCGTACGCCATCTCGTTCCTCGGCCTCAACACCAGCACCACCACGACGACCACAACTACGACCACGACGACCACCACCACCACGACCACAACGGACACGACGCCGACCAGCACCACCACCACGACGACCACCACGCAGCCGCCGGGCCCCGGCACCACCCTGGCCACCGCGGCGAACCGGACCGGTAGGTACTTCGGCACGGCGGTCGCGGCGAGCAGGCTGGGCGACTCGACCTACGCGGGCATCCTGAACCGCGAGTTCGACATGGTCACGGCCGAGAACGAGATGAAGATCGACGCGACCGAGCCGAACCAGAACCAGTTCAGCTACGCCAACGCGGACCGGATCGTCAACCTGGCCACCAGCCAGGGCAAGCGGGTGCGCGGGCACACGCTGGCGTGGCACTCGCAGCAGCCGCCGTGGATGCAGAACATGAGCGGCACGGCGCTGCGCCAGGCGATGGTCAACCACGTCACCCAGGTCGCCACGTACTACCGGGGCAAGGTCTACGCCTGGGACGTGGTCAACGAGGCGTTCGCCGACGGCAGCGGCGGTGGCCGGCGTGACTCGAACCTCCAGCGCACCGGTGACGACTGGATCGAGGTCGCCTTCCGGGCGGCGCGGGCGGCCGACCCGAACGCCAAGCTCTGCTACAACGACTACAACACCGACGACTGGTCGCAAGCCAAGACCCAGGGCGTCTACCGGATGGTCCAGGACTTCAAGCAGCGCGGCGTGCCCATCGACTGCGTCGGCTTCCAGTCCCACTTCAACCCGCAGTCCCCGGTGCCGTCGAACTACCAGACGACCCTGCAGAACTTCGCCGACCTCGGCGTGGACGTGCAGATCACCGAGCTGGACATCGAGGGCTCCGGCACCGCGCAGGCGCAGAACTACGAGCGCGTGGTCAAGGCGTGCCTGGCGGTGGCCCGCTGCACCGGCATCACCGTGTGGGGCATCCGCGACAGCGACTCGTGGCGCTCCTCGGGCACCCCGCTGCTGTTCGACGGCTCGGGCAACAAGAAGGCCGCCTACACCGCGGTCCTCAACGCCCTCAACGGTGACTCGCAGACCACCACCCCGACCACGCCCACGACCCCGACGACGGGTCCGGCCGGCTGCACCGCGTCGGCCTCGGTGAACTCCTGGGCCGAAGGCTTCGTCGCCACCATCCGGGTCACCGCCGGCTCCACCCCCCTCAACGGCTGGACCGTCACCCTCACCCTGCCCTCCGGCTCCACCGTCACCGGCTCCTGGAACGCCAACCGCAGCGGCAACACCGGCACCATCCAGTGGACCAACGTCAGCTACAACGGCAACGTCGCAGCCGGCCAGTCCACCGAGTTCGGCTTCCAGGGCACCGGCGTCGGCACCGGCCTCTCCCCGACCTGCTCCGCCCGATAA
- a CDS encoding amylo-alpha-1,6-glucosidase — MGEGGWAFDGEPVALSPSTVTLVHGTSFCVCGSGGDIEGAAAQGAFFQDTRILSGWRLRVDGSPVEHIATTTPDPFRARFVGRGRSRVPQTESTLFVRRERYVGAGMREDVVLRNYGRETVAHELTIHVEADFADLFEVKESRVRPRGEHVSEVAEDGLRLTRRLPGSSRGTRVWAADAECSPATLTFRAVIPPKGEWSTCVTVQPVVDGEAVETLFPAGRPIEQSVPARREQQWRQAVPVLRRSGNRALAATLLRSRQDLGALRIFDPERPEDTAIAAGAPWFMTLFGRDSILASYLSLAIDPGLALGTVRTLAHHQGTRVDPGSEEEPGRILHEMRFGADASLALGGGNVYYGTADATPLFVVLVGELSRWGIGRDRVEAVLPHVDRALEWVERYGDRDGDGFVEYARATDRGLVNQGWKDSWDGVNFADGRIARAPIALCEVQGYAYSAYLARACLCEDFGDPGGARHWRERAARLKERFNERFWLPDLGRYAVALDADKQPVDALASNVGHCLWTGIVDDDKAALVADDLLSPRMFTGWGVRTLATDMGAYNPMSYHNGSVWPHDSALVATGLMRYGFVEHAQRVATAVLDAAEAFGGRLPELLCGFDRADHPEPVPYPTSCSPQAWASATPIHLLRVLLRVEPSVPHRKVWLAPVLPGAFTPLALDGIPLAGARVSLEVDRDGVRVIGLPDDVEPVHDVVRRHPGAVRGVG; from the coding sequence ATGGGCGAGGGCGGCTGGGCGTTCGACGGCGAGCCCGTCGCGCTGTCCCCGAGCACGGTGACGCTCGTGCACGGGACCTCGTTCTGCGTCTGCGGCAGCGGCGGCGACATCGAGGGCGCCGCCGCGCAGGGCGCGTTCTTCCAGGACACCCGCATCCTGTCCGGCTGGCGGCTGCGCGTCGACGGCAGCCCGGTCGAGCACATCGCGACCACCACCCCGGACCCGTTCCGGGCCAGGTTCGTCGGTCGCGGGCGGTCCCGGGTGCCGCAGACCGAGAGCACCCTGTTCGTGCGCCGCGAGCGGTACGTCGGCGCGGGCATGCGCGAGGACGTCGTGCTGCGCAACTACGGCCGGGAGACCGTCGCGCACGAGCTGACGATCCACGTGGAGGCCGACTTCGCCGACCTGTTCGAGGTCAAGGAGAGCCGCGTCCGCCCGCGCGGCGAGCACGTCTCCGAGGTCGCCGAGGACGGGTTGCGCCTGACCCGGCGACTGCCCGGCAGCAGCCGCGGCACGCGGGTGTGGGCCGCGGACGCGGAGTGCTCGCCCGCCACGCTGACCTTCCGCGCGGTGATCCCGCCGAAGGGCGAGTGGAGCACGTGCGTGACCGTGCAGCCGGTCGTGGACGGCGAGGCCGTGGAGACGCTGTTCCCGGCCGGGCGCCCGATCGAGCAGTCCGTGCCCGCGCGGCGCGAGCAGCAGTGGCGCCAGGCCGTGCCGGTGCTGCGCCGCTCGGGCAACCGGGCGCTGGCCGCCACCCTGCTGCGCAGCAGGCAGGACCTGGGCGCGTTGCGCATCTTCGACCCGGAGCGCCCGGAGGACACCGCGATCGCGGCGGGCGCGCCGTGGTTCATGACGCTGTTCGGCCGCGACTCGATCCTGGCCTCCTACCTGAGCCTGGCCATCGACCCGGGCCTGGCGCTGGGCACCGTGCGGACCCTGGCCCACCACCAGGGCACCAGGGTGGACCCGGGCAGCGAGGAGGAGCCGGGCCGCATCCTGCACGAGATGCGCTTCGGCGCGGACGCCTCGCTGGCCCTGGGCGGCGGCAACGTCTACTACGGCACCGCGGACGCCACGCCCCTGTTCGTCGTGCTGGTGGGCGAGCTGTCGCGGTGGGGCATCGGGCGCGACCGGGTCGAGGCGGTCCTGCCGCACGTCGACCGCGCGCTGGAGTGGGTCGAGCGGTACGGCGACCGGGACGGCGACGGGTTCGTCGAGTACGCCCGGGCCACCGACCGCGGCCTGGTCAACCAGGGCTGGAAGGACTCCTGGGACGGGGTCAACTTCGCCGACGGCCGCATCGCCCGGGCGCCCATCGCGCTGTGCGAGGTGCAGGGCTACGCCTACTCCGCCTACCTGGCGCGGGCGTGCCTGTGCGAGGACTTCGGCGACCCGGGGGGCGCCCGGCACTGGCGGGAGCGCGCCGCGCGGTTGAAGGAGCGGTTCAACGAGCGCTTCTGGCTGCCCGACCTGGGCCGCTACGCGGTGGCGCTGGACGCGGACAAGCAGCCGGTGGACGCGCTCGCCTCCAACGTCGGCCACTGCCTGTGGACCGGCATCGTGGACGACGACAAGGCCGCGCTGGTCGCCGACGACCTGCTCTCGCCGCGGATGTTCACCGGCTGGGGCGTGCGCACGCTGGCCACCGACATGGGCGCCTACAACCCCATGAGCTACCACAACGGTTCGGTGTGGCCGCACGACAGCGCGCTGGTCGCGACCGGGCTCATGCGCTACGGGTTCGTCGAGCACGCGCAGCGGGTGGCCACCGCCGTGCTGGACGCGGCCGAGGCGTTCGGCGGGCGGCTGCCCGAGCTGCTGTGCGGTTTCGACCGCGCCGACCACCCGGAGCCCGTCCCGTACCCGACGTCGTGCTCACCGCAGGCGTGGGCCTCGGCCACGCCGATCCACCTGCTGCGGGTGCTGCTGCGCGTGGAGCCCTCCGTGCCGCACCGCAAGGTGTGGCTGGCGCCCGTCCTGCCGGGGGCGTTCACGCCGCTGGCGCTCGACGGCATCCCGCTGGCCGGCGCCCGCGTCTCCCTGGAGGTCGACCGCGACGGCGTCCGGGTCATCGGCCTGCCCGACGACGTCGAGCCCGTCCACGACGTCGTCCGCCGCCACCCCGGCGCGGTGCGGGGCGTCGGGTGA
- a CDS encoding quinone oxidoreductase family protein: MVRAVGITERGGPEVLAVVDRDVREPGEGEVRIAVRAAAVNPTDIGLREVGADLPPPWVPGMDAAGVVEAVGPGARRLRVGDEVMAAVSPRRPEGGAQAELLVVPESSAVPIPVGASLAEAATLPMNGLTAKLGLSLLGLRPGEVLAVTGGAGLLASYVIPLAKEADLVVVADAKAEDAELVRGFGADHVVPRGDGFVGAVREHAPDGVAGLYDTALLHERVFGAIRDGGDMVVVRGWRPEQTERGITVHQVMVGEALTRTDWLEELRDLAADGRLRLRVAGEYPPEEAAEAHRRMDAGGLRGRVVIRF, translated from the coding sequence ATGGTGCGGGCAGTGGGCATCACCGAGCGGGGCGGCCCGGAGGTCCTGGCCGTCGTCGACCGCGACGTGCGCGAGCCGGGCGAGGGCGAGGTGCGCATCGCGGTGCGGGCCGCGGCGGTCAACCCGACCGACATCGGGCTGCGGGAGGTGGGCGCCGACCTGCCGCCGCCGTGGGTGCCCGGCATGGACGCGGCGGGGGTGGTGGAGGCCGTCGGCCCGGGCGCCCGGCGGCTGCGGGTCGGCGACGAGGTCATGGCCGCGGTCTCGCCCCGGCGGCCGGAGGGCGGTGCGCAGGCGGAGCTGCTGGTCGTGCCGGAGTCCTCGGCCGTGCCGATCCCGGTGGGCGCGTCGTTGGCGGAGGCCGCGACGCTGCCGATGAACGGGCTGACGGCCAAGTTGGGCCTGTCGCTGCTCGGGCTGCGCCCGGGCGAGGTGCTGGCGGTGACCGGCGGCGCGGGCCTGCTCGCGTCCTACGTGATCCCGCTGGCCAAGGAGGCGGACCTGGTGGTCGTGGCCGACGCCAAGGCCGAGGACGCCGAGCTGGTCCGCGGTTTCGGCGCCGACCACGTGGTCCCGCGCGGTGACGGGTTCGTCGGCGCGGTGCGCGAGCACGCACCCGACGGCGTCGCCGGGCTCTACGACACCGCGCTGCTGCACGAGCGCGTGTTCGGCGCGATCCGGGACGGCGGCGACATGGTGGTGGTCCGCGGTTGGCGGCCGGAGCAGACCGAGCGCGGGATCACCGTGCACCAGGTGATGGTCGGTGAGGCCCTGACCCGCACGGACTGGTTGGAGGAGCTGCGGGACCTGGCCGCGGACGGTCGGCTGCGGTTGCGGGTGGCCGGCGAGTACCCGCCGGAGGAGGCGGCCGAGGCGCATCGCAGGATGGACGCGGGCGGGCTGCGCGGGCGGGTGGTGATCCGGTTCTAG
- a CDS encoding glycosyltransferase family 4 protein — protein sequence MSGLRIAMVAPPWFELPPNAYGGIETVCADLVDRLTASGNEVVLVGVGRNGTAAAGFVATSAVPQAERMGQNLPEVVHAAVLPDLLADLDVDVVHDHSLAGPLLARGRPEPTVVTAHHPVVGEMGRYYRGLGDSVRLVAISHAQRVAAADLDWTGTVHNAVPVRDFPFRRDKEDFALFLGRVTPEKGIAEAIAAARDAGVCLRVAAKCREPEEHEYFREVVEPLLGGDVEWLGEVDRPGKLALLGAARCLLFPVQWDEPFGMVMVEAMACGTPVVALRRGSVSEVVAHGETGFACEDHDELVAALRRVGELSPDRCRAEVERRFDVPLMAWRYEQVYRSALDARTWTGRAG from the coding sequence GTGAGCGGCCTGCGCATCGCCATGGTCGCCCCGCCGTGGTTCGAGCTGCCGCCCAACGCCTACGGGGGCATCGAGACGGTGTGCGCCGACCTGGTCGACCGGCTGACGGCCTCCGGCAACGAGGTGGTCCTCGTCGGCGTGGGGCGCAACGGCACGGCCGCCGCCGGGTTCGTCGCCACGTCGGCCGTGCCGCAGGCCGAGCGCATGGGCCAGAACCTGCCGGAGGTGGTGCACGCCGCGGTGCTGCCGGACCTGCTGGCCGACCTGGACGTGGACGTGGTGCACGACCACAGCCTGGCCGGCCCCCTGCTGGCGCGCGGCCGCCCGGAACCGACCGTGGTGACCGCGCACCACCCGGTCGTCGGGGAGATGGGCCGCTACTACCGGGGTCTGGGGGACAGCGTGCGCCTGGTGGCCATCTCCCACGCGCAGCGCGTGGCGGCGGCCGACCTCGACTGGACGGGCACGGTCCACAACGCCGTGCCCGTCCGGGACTTCCCCTTCCGGCGGGACAAGGAGGACTTCGCGCTGTTCCTGGGCCGGGTCACGCCGGAGAAGGGCATCGCGGAGGCGATCGCCGCCGCCCGCGACGCGGGGGTGTGCCTGCGCGTCGCCGCCAAGTGCCGCGAGCCCGAGGAGCACGAGTACTTCCGCGAGGTGGTCGAACCGCTGCTCGGCGGCGACGTCGAGTGGCTGGGCGAGGTCGACCGGCCGGGCAAGCTGGCGCTGCTCGGCGCCGCGCGCTGCCTGCTGTTCCCCGTCCAGTGGGACGAGCCGTTCGGGATGGTGATGGTGGAGGCGATGGCGTGCGGCACCCCGGTGGTGGCGCTGCGGCGCGGGTCCGTGTCGGAGGTGGTGGCGCACGGCGAGACCGGGTTCGCGTGCGAGGACCACGACGAGCTGGTCGCCGCGCTGCGCCGGGTCGGGGAGCTGTCGCCCGACCGCTGCCGCGCCGAGGTGGAGCGGCGCTTCGACGTACCCCTGATGGCGTGGCGCTACGAGCAGGTGTACCGGTCCGCGCTGGACGCGCGGACCTGGACGGGGCGGGCGGGGTGA
- a CDS encoding SigE family RNA polymerase sigma factor, whose amino-acid sequence MHDRDAEFRAYFEARAAVVRRTAFLLCGDWHRAEDLAQTALAKVYAHWGRLDRDGRVDAYVRKVLVRAVIDDARRRGRRPETVVDAVPEVAQAATGVEEAMDVRRALADLPPRQRAAVVLRYWEDLPVAETAAALGCSEGTVKSQVAKGLGSLRRALAPKRTVLREGS is encoded by the coding sequence GTGCACGATCGGGACGCGGAGTTCCGGGCGTACTTCGAGGCGCGGGCGGCCGTCGTCAGGCGGACCGCCTTCCTGCTGTGCGGTGATTGGCACCGGGCCGAGGACCTGGCGCAGACGGCGCTGGCCAAGGTGTACGCGCACTGGGGGCGGTTGGACCGGGACGGTCGGGTGGACGCGTACGTGCGCAAGGTGCTCGTGCGCGCCGTGATCGACGACGCCCGGCGGCGCGGGAGGCGGCCCGAGACCGTCGTGGACGCGGTGCCCGAGGTCGCCCAGGCCGCCACGGGCGTCGAGGAGGCCATGGACGTGCGGCGGGCGCTGGCCGACCTGCCGCCCCGGCAGCGGGCCGCGGTCGTGCTCCGGTACTGGGAGGACCTGCCGGTCGCGGAGACGGCGGCCGCGCTGGGGTGCAGCGAGGGAACGGTGAAGAGCCAGGTGGCCAAGGGGCTGGGCAGCCTCCGGCGCGCGTTGGCGCCGAAGCGGACCGTGCTGCGGGAGGGGTCGTGA